In Camelus dromedarius isolate mCamDro1 chromosome 4, mCamDro1.pat, whole genome shotgun sequence, the DNA window ATATATAGATAATTATTTTCATGTCAGGTTGAACAGAAatcttattattttcatttattctatagATATTTAAAGTAATTCAAAGTGAAtgcaaaatacaaaaacaagaaatattGGTAGTAATTTGAGTATGACAGCTAAATAGgataagaatggaaaaaaagagcCTAcagtacagatgaagaaaatatacAGTCCTTACTGATGATAATGTCTGGGCAGCctctgttcaaaatatttttaaaatttggtaacCACATTTAAagatattcattttctatttctgctttaGTAGTTTAGCTGCTAAAAGAATATTTCCTCTAAAGAAGGAAACTGGTTTAAGTGACAATAACACTtgccaaaataataaatttatctaTAATTAGTAGCAGTGGGTTACTTGGCTTTATGGATCAGCTAATCatgtattttttgttattgaggtTAAAACAAACTAGATGTTAAAAAGCTCTACAATATCTTGGGGAAAGATTGATCTAGAACTATTACTGttaattgctattttaaaagatattttacagGAGTATATAACAGTTATCACAATAAAATGTACAAATGCAAAAATTGGGTATGCCTCAGTTTTCCACTAGTGCATTAATAGTTACTGCCACCCAAACAGCCCTCACTGGAAGCTCATTGGCTGAAACAACACcgaaaaaagagcaaaaacagTATGAGTAAGGCTCATTTATCTCTTAGCTTACACACAGGGACTGATTTACCTTCATTCTAATTCTACAAAGGGTATTTCTTCTAGCCCCAGAGAAGATTGCTTTTGAATATAATATTTACTTCAGTGAAAATCTCTAAATTTGTAAGAAGGtccaaatttctaaaaattactcaGCTTGCTAGAagttaattatttatttgagatttgttCAAAAAGCAATGAAGGGTGAATTTGCAAGCCAGCTGATTTTTCTACCATTTACATTATCAACTAAGTACATCTCAAGGAGTCCTTCTATGTACATGTTtatggggtttgtttttttttttttctgtttaaaagggGCAAGAGCTTGTATGTTGTGAGTGTTCCCCAGACTTATATTCAAATCTTCCCAATTCCATAGCAAGTGAACACAGGTTTCaggataattgaaaaaaataatattaattttgggGCATCCCTTTATATCTTTATGTTGTATTTTAGGAATCATGCTTTTTCTTACTTGTCTTTCTGACTCTTTATTGCTGCTATTCATGTGAAGTATGAAGATAAGGACAatatgttgattaaaaaaaaaacagctaatacaaaatacaaaaggaaGCGCTATCTATCTTCCTATCCCTGGTGTGCTCTTTGGGTTCACCCCTGAGAAGAATATATGTGACAATAGGTTCCCCTAAACCCATTTCCCTCTTTCTCACAATTCAGCACATTCATATTTGATTGACCCTTTCAAAAGACATGGGATCTGGGATTGACCACCTtgctttttctctgtgtgctgTGGATGCACTGCTGAgatcttcccttcctctccagccagTTGCCTCCTTCCTAAGCCATGGTTTCTGGAAAGGACACAGTCCACATAGATGTCCCAGAAGAGTTGGGCCAGATCCCAAAACAATGCCCCATGCTTCAAGTTCTCAGACGACTTCAGGTAGATCATAAAATCCCAGAAACCTGAAACAGTGTTGGAAATTCGAGGCTTCCGCATTTCCAGGAGGAGCACTGAAGAAGATTCCCAGCACTGCGGATCAGCTTGGTTAAGAGCCAGCAGATCTGTCTGGCTATGACAGAAGAAAGGAGACACACAGCACATTCCCACAatgagcagggaggaggtgaaACTCAAGGGGCGGTAGATCCCTCCTCTGTTCCCAGGATCAGCCATGGCCTTGAAACTGCACAAGATGGAAATACCTCGTATGAGTCCTGCATGTGCTccactcaaaagaaaaataattatgccTTAAAAAACCTTGGGGCCAGCAAAGGAAACATGTCATCATCTCTAGGAAAAGTCTTATCCTACTTCCCACATCATCAGCTCTAGTCTATCTAAAATGACTCATTGTTAAGCCAGGTagtctaaaacaaaaacatttagattaaaaaatgattattccTAAGATGTGTTCTTTTGTAAGATAAATAACTCAACTTGTCTTTCCCTATTACAGAGAAATGtagtttaaaagaatattaagtgaaaaatttcCATCTTGCTGCATGGCTTTTATTATTCTATAATACCATAATTTAGCCCAGCTATCCTAAGCCAGGGCTCCTATGCAATTAAGAATTTGAACATATTTTACCCTTTACCATATTTGAGCATATTTTCCTGTTAgagtttcttttattattaaaaaaaaaagggcaaaagaatggtaaaatgttataaataaaaataaacacaagagaGTGTGCTAAAAAAATATGGGAACCAAGGGATAATCAACCCATTAGAGTAGAATTAATAAGCATTTTATAAACACCTGAAATGTTCTGCAATTCTGACATAACTTTCAATAACatgatcttttttcatttttctcttcttgttatAAATCTcaagaattttaacaaaaattatttgcCTCTCATTCAACTTTTCTGGCTCTCAAAGCCTGCTGCAATAAAACCAAGGCATTTATACTCCACTTTGAAATTATTATGTTACACTTCAGACAAGTCCGATAAGAAATCAgtccttaaaaataataacttaaattctttttttcccggAAAAAAAGCTTATCCAGTTCTTCACAGACTATGCAAAAAGTGTATCGTGCTTAAACAATCCTAGTGTAAAGAAAAAACAGGAGAGCATATACAGCTCactttcagttttatatttcCAAACCTTTTAGATGTTAGTGTCATGAAAGCAAGCAAGTCACAGCTCATGGGAACATGTCTATATTGGAACATTTAAAGATAACACCGTAAGATAGAATCTTTCTCTTCTGTACAGTAGCAAAACATATTGAGGCTCTCTTAAATCGTTGTTTCAGAAACTGTCTTTGAACAGGCACATTCCTAAAGAGGCATGTTGAGATACaagattattaaaaatgtttcctttatatttcagATTATCTACACAGGAGCTCTACCTGAACAAAATCAAATTCAGTAAGTCCTCTTCTGAACTAAAATATCAAAGTCGGGGAGCCTCAAAAGTTGTTTTCCTTCGGGGACAAGTCAAAGCTGTCTGTGGTAAGTTTATTAGAAGCCCGAGGGCGGGACACTGCCCAGGGTACTGAAGTTGGCGTGTGCGGGACTCTCTGCTCGCGCCACAGTGCTCACATTGGCTCCGTCAGGTTTCCTTCCCTTCGGAGAGTCTTCCCCGAGCCTGGAAGTTCCTCAGCCTTGGGGTGCTGCTTGTGTCCCGCTATAAGCCCCGCGAAGTGCTCCCACGTCTCGACCCTGTACCTGGTTCCACAGCCTCACCTCCTCAGGGCGGAGCTGCCTGACTGAGACCCTCTGTGTTCCACTAGCCTTCTTACCCCGCGGCTTTACTCCCAGGTGGCAGAAGGGCACCCCTCTGCACTTACCTGCGCAGCCTTCTCTGTATTCCCTGGAATGCGTGGAGAGAAAATGCTCAGGCAGTTCCCTGAACGAGTGACGGCCCCCAGCTTCAGCGTCCTGAAGGCTACGATGCCTCTTAAGCAGTGGGAGTGCTCGGCGCCTCTTCGAGTCTACGTCAAACGCCGGAAAACTGCCGCCACCTCGCCCCCAAGTCCATCTCCCGCAgactcccctttcctccctcccctgaagATTCGCTTCGGGAAACATGCAGGCTTAGCCACACTCCTCATTGACCCTGACCCACACCCACCCTCCACCAGCGGAACTGAGCCCCCGTACGGTTTGGCTTCCTGGTCCTGCTTTGGGAGGCGTGACACTGCGGGCGGGAACTGAAAAGTTGGGACCCAGATCGGCGCCCGTCTAGGAGCCGATGGGGCTCCCCAGATCTCCCCTCTCCAGATGAACTTTGTTTGAGAATACGGTGATGGGAGGGAAGACCCAGGACTCAGGATCAAAGAAAGCATGGGGGCGCCCTCCCAGCGGTCAGTAGGCTCGGAGGAAATAGTGTGCACTTTGGAAACATCCCGGGTGTGAATTTCTCCTGCCTGCCTGTGGTCCTGggctgggaaaagaaaaacaccccCGGGGCAAGGATATGGGTAGGGACGTGGCACGGCTGGAAGCTCCCCTCGACTGGGGACAGGAGACCTCCCCAGCCCTTATGTCCAGGCTCTCTGGCCTGGATCACCTCAGGAGCCCAGGTTGCTGTTAGCATTGCTTGTGCCAATCCACTGTTCTGAATTTCACAGCAGGATCCCTGCTTTCCAAGAAGAGAAAACGCTAGGGGTTCCCTTCTGTTCTCAACTCACAGCTAGTTACCACCCTTGTCAGGGGCTAGAGCCCTGTCACATTTGTGGGGCTCTGCTGAGCATTAACCCCACCCTAACTGAAACACACCCAGCTCAGGAGCCTGAGGCAAAAGCCTTACGTTTGCCAGTGTTTCTAGGTTTTGCCCCCACCTCAAAACTCTCTAAGCATCCTGAAAACCACTTGTAGTCTCCATTAACTGAAGTCTCCATTAACTGAACTGCCAGCTCAATAGTATCCATGGTTACCTTCCAGAGGGGCACAGGGAGGAAACCAGGCTTACAGCAAGGTTTACCAAAGACATGGGGAAACTTCCCCATACCCAAGTGATAGGAAGGAAGAGCTCTTGAGAGGATTCCTGAGGGGTTCTGagctttttctcctcctctgaaaTCGGATGGAGTGTACTTGAGTTTCTCAATCTGTGAACTGAGCGTACTAATGTCCACTTCTATTTATCCTCTGAGGAAGTGGGGAAAGATCATGAGTGAGGTCTTTGACTTGCTTCCTGAATTTCAAGGAGCTCTCAGCCTCTTGGAGAAGATAATTAGAGGACCACACTGTGTGACCACAAGGAATAGAGAGAGACTAGCATGGAAGAACcctgagaaagggaaaggaaagaagaggcatAGAAGGCATCTTTGAGGAGGTGACTGGTGAGCTTCTTGAAGGAGTTGTACAGATGTCCTGGGGCCATAGGAAAGGGGATGATCTCCTTCAGGCAGAGAAGTCAGCATAAGCGAAGGTGTGAAAGGAGCACTCAAAGCAGTTCAGTGCTTCTGGGGAGCAAAGTCAAGAGAAGGAGCGTAGATAGAGGAAGAACAGAGGTAAGGATGTGGGgatttaattttggttttagaCATGTTGATAATAATTACATTATCCTTAAACATATGGGTGCATAAATATGCAGTGCTTACTTTATTTTCAAGACCAAACAAAGTCTCTGGACTCACAGAGCTTACACTGTAGTAGGGGTGGGAAAAGAagaagtatatttatatatataaaatgacttgtgtttttagtttttgtgttgAACGATGAGCTATGTATCAAAAACACACAACTAgctaattaaataaacaaatatagcCATGTACAGGTCAGTAATTAGGGTTTCTCATTCTGAAGCCCAAGGAAAAATAGATGCACAATGAGTCAATtatgattagaaaaaaacaaatgatcaccaagaaaaagtaaagaactTCTCAGTAGTCCATATAAAATAGCTCCTCCGGGGAGGAGCTATTTTATATGGACTACTGAGAAGTTCTTCCTCATgaggagaaactggagtaaaGATCTATTAAAGTGAATGAGTGCGTCAAGCATATACATGTGAGCAAATGCTCCAGGTGGGGCATAGGGGAAGGATAACAGCCTTGGGACAAGTGTGGCATGGTAAGAGTGTTTTCTGGGTATAGtggtaggagatgaggtcagcGAGGCTGTCAGAAATCCACTCTGGTTGCTCAGTAGAGAACAGATCAGAGGGGcgcaagggcagaggcagggagtcCAGTTAGGAGGCACTGCAGTAATCCAGATGCAATGTAAGAGTGGCTTAGATAAGGGTGGTAGCAGGGCAATTGGTGAAAGCGAccagattctggatatattttgctGGTAGAAAGGAGAGGATTTATTGACAGACTGGATGTAGCgtgcaagaaaaagagaaaaattcaagaTTATGTCAAGCTTTGGGGGCTAAGCAAATGGAGGTTTGGAATAATCaactaaaagaggaaaaatcGCTTGAGGAATAGGTTTGGGAAAGGGAAATCAAGAATTTGCTTttctacaaggatatattatacagcacagggaagagagccaatgttttataaccattttaatggagtataatctataaaaatttgcATCACtgcattgtacatctgaaactaatataatgctgtaaatcaactatacttcaattagattTAAAAAGGTGCTTTTCAACAGGTTAAGTTTGAGATGACTTCTCCAAATGGAGAAGCAGAATAGGCAAGGAAGAGGAGGGGACTAAAGACAAACACTTAGACAGCTCTCAGGAAAAAAGTCTAGATTTGGGATTTTGTCAACCTGTGGGCAATAGTTAAAAACCTCAGAGGAAACTGTGAAGTGGGTACAGTA includes these proteins:
- the FAM237A gene encoding protein FAM237A, with amino-acid sequence MADPGNRGGIYRPLSFTSSLLIVGMCCVSPFFCHSQTDLLALNQADPQCWESSSVLLLEMRKPRISNTVSGFWDFMIYLKSSENLKHGALFWDLAQLFWDIYVDCVLSRNHGLGRRQLAGEEGKISAVHPQHTEKKQGAYSEQPRIPSLKKKELIEDLISMHIRRNGSKFTGKVTTGLEIKRK